Within the Synechococcus sp. MU1617 genome, the region CTTCGCCGTTGAACACACGGCTGGCCCGGATGTCCGCTTCCTCAAGCGTGGTGAGATCCTGCTTGGTGAGGGCTTCCCCCATCCGCGAAAACAACCGGTTGGCCTGGCGCAGACGGGCCCGGTCCAAGGCATTGCGAACCGAGCGCGCATTGGCGAAAAAAGGCAGCTGACGCCGGCGCGAGACGTACTCGAAGAAAGCTGTCTCGGCCTTGGCACTGAACTGATAGTGCTGGGCCTCGAGGAGCAGGCCTGCGATCGCCATCAACTCGTCGTCGCTGTAGTCGGGGAAATCGAGATGGTGCGCGACCCTTGAGGACAGGCCTGGATTGGAGCTGTAGAAGGTCTCCATCCGATCCCTATAGCCCGCGAAGATCACCACCACGTCGCTGCGCCGGCTCTCCATCTCCTGCAGGAGAATTTCAATGGCCTCGGCGCCGTAATCGCGCTCGTTGTCTGGTTTGTAGAGGTAATAGGCCTCATCGATGAACAGCACGCCACCCTGGGCGCGCTTGATCATCTCCTTAGTTTTAGGGGCGGTGTGCCCCACGTACTGACCCACGAGATCGTCGCGGGTGGCCGTCACCACATGGCCTTTGCGCAGGTAGCCCAGACGATGCAGGATTTGCGACATCCGCTGCGCCACGGTGGTCTTACCAGTACCGGGATGGCCGGTGAACGAC harbors:
- the cbbX gene encoding CbbX protein; protein product: MPSSVDLASAYADSGVAEVLDQLDRELIGLAPVKTRIREIAALLLVDQARQQLELPSTAPSLHMSFTGHPGTGKTTVAQRMSQILHRLGYLRKGHVVTATRDDLVGQYVGHTAPKTKEMIKRAQGGVLFIDEAYYLYKPDNERDYGAEAIEILLQEMESRRSDVVVIFAGYRDRMETFYSSNPGLSSRVAHHLDFPDYSDDELMAIAGLLLEAQHYQFSAKAETAFFEYVSRRRQLPFFANARSVRNALDRARLRQANRLFSRMGEALTKQDLTTLEEADIRASRVFNGEVEGHHPAQHGT